The following proteins come from a genomic window of Salvia hispanica cultivar TCC Black 2014 chromosome 4, UniMelb_Shisp_WGS_1.0, whole genome shotgun sequence:
- the LOC125219402 gene encoding 60S ribosomal protein L6-like, with amino-acid sequence MAPKQKARNPELIPGVGKVSRSKMYHKRGLWAIKAKNGGKFPVHAKQDAAAVVEEKQPKFYPADDVRKPLSNKRKPKPTKLRASVTPGTVLIILTGRFKGKRVVFLKQLTSGLLLITGPYKVNGVPLRRVNQAYVIGTSTKVDISGVDVSKFDDKYFGKQVEKKKKKGETEFFEADKQEKNTLPAEKKDDQKAIDAPLLKALESVPDLKAYLGARFSLKAGMKPHELVF; translated from the exons ATGGCTCCCAAGCAAAAGGCCCGCAATCCGGAGCTCATTCCCGGAGTTGGCAAGGTCTCCCGCTCCAAGATGTACCACAAACGCGGCCTGTGGGCTATCAAGGCCAAAAATGGCGGCAAATTCCCCGTCCACGCCAAGCAGGACGCCGCCGCCGTCGTCGAGGAGAAGCAGCCTAAGTTTTATCCAGCTGATGACGTCAGGAAGCCCCTCTCCAACAAGCGCAAGCCTAAGCCTACCAAGCTCAg gGCGAGTGTTACTCCCGGAACAGTGCTGATTATTTTGACAGGGAGGTTTAAAGGGAAGAGAGTTGTGTTTTTGAAGCAGCTCACTTCTGGATTGTTGCTCATCACTG GTCCCTACAAGGTTAACGGTGTTCCCCTAAGACGTGTCAACCAGGCTTACGTCATTGGAACCTCCACCAAGGTCGACATTTCTGGTGTGGATGTGTCCAAGTTTGATGACAAGTACTTTGGCAAACAAGtcgagaagaagaaaaagaagggaGAGACTGAGTTCTTTGAGGCCGATAAACAG GAGAAGAACACGCTCCCAGCTGAGAAGAAGGATGACCAGAAGGCCATTGATGCCCCGTTGTTAAAGGCGTTGGAATCCGTCCCAGATTTGAAGGCTTATTTGGGAGCAAGGTTCTCGTTGAAGGCTGGCATGAAGCCACATGAGTTGGTGTTTTAG
- the LOC125224551 gene encoding 60S ribosomal protein L6-like, which produces MAPKQKTRNPELIPGVRKVSRSKMYHKRGLWAIKAKNGGKFPVHAKQEAAAVVEEKQPKFYPADDIKKPLSNKRKPKPTKLRASVTPGTVLIILTGRFKGKRVVFLKQLTSGLLLITGPYKVNGVPLRRVNQAYVIGTSTKVDISGVDVSKFDDKYFGKQVEKKKKKGETEFFEADKQEKNTLPAEKKDDQKAVDAPLLKALESVPDLKAYLGARFSLKAGMKPHELVF; this is translated from the exons ATGGCGCCCAAGCAAAAGACCCGCAATCCGGAGCTCATTCCCGGTGTCCGCAAGGTCTCCCGCTCTAAGATGTACCACAAACGCGGCCTATGGGCTATCAAGGCCAAAAATGGGGGCAAATTCCCCGTCCACGCCAAGCAGGAGGCCGCCGCCGTCGTCGAGGAGAAGCAGCCTAAGTTTTACCCAGCTGATGACATCAAGAAGCCGCTTTCTAACAAGCGCAAGCCTAAGCCAACCAAGCTCAg gGCGAGTGTTACGCCCGGAAcagtgttgattattttgaCCGGGAGGTTTAAGGGGAAGAGAGTTGTGTTCTTGAAGCAGCTCACTTCTGGATTGCTTCTTATCACTG GTCCCTACAAGGTTAATGGGGTTCCCCTAAGACGTGTCAACCAGGCCTACGTCATTGGAACCTCCACCAAGGTCGACATTTCTGGTGTGGATGTGTCCAAATTTGATGACAAGTACTTTGGCAAACAAGtcgagaagaagaaaaagaagggaGAAACTGAGTTCTTTGAGGCCGATAAACAG GAAAAGAACACACTCCCCGCTGAGAAGAAGGATGATCAGAAGGCCGTTGACGCCCCGTTGTTAAAGGCTTTGGAATCCGTCCCAGATTTGAAGGCTTATTTGGGAGCAAGGTTCTCGTTGAAGGCTGGCATGAAACCACATGAGTTAGTGTTTTAG
- the LOC125219403 gene encoding MICOS complex subunit MIC10-like: MVENKAEIPEKYDLNAKWDACLDLSLRRFVYSSFGGGFAGLLLFRSPVTRWASVAFGAGLGIGSAYSECAHKFNTSSPKLTSYVSETPMPEAGDE, from the exons atggTTGAAAACAAAGCTGAGATTCCAGAGAAATACGATTTGAATGCGAAATGGGATGCTTGTCTCGATTTAAGCCTGCGCCGCTTCGTCTACTCGTCATTCGGCGGTGGTTTCGCCGGACTTCTTCTCTTCC GAAGTCCTGTAACACGCTGGGCTTCGGTAGCATTTGGTGCCGGGCTGGGGATCGGCTCTGCATACTCTGAGTGTGCTCATAAGTTTAATACTTCTTCACCAAAATTAACTTCTTACGTTTCTGAGACTCCTATGCCCGAG GCTGGAGATGAATAA
- the LOC125222379 gene encoding U3 small nucleolar RNA-associated protein 14 homolog A, with protein sequence MAEKGKGKSRGEIAQRRRRDGGEVRGKKRKNLSSSGKRKEEKKRRSGPSLPNALKRELERLNPTVDGEASDGEDEEIDSDAAVGNDVYEYEEGVAEEETMKNKRYDPVENYEFELPEDFEDWKVPSDEDDDDNDDENEDPGRHGRMLEEITGLPADAFGGKKKKDLIISEAYPESEYNPTGDILDGSGRISIQDLLEPLHGKSGFSKLRKDLHRMGKQTVPTLAPVARTDQERIERKAAYEQSKKDITKWEPLVKRNREAPTLFFDEDKELGYSTIGAIASEFKPRTDFEKKMASLVNQSEVVEAHKRDGARLLELNEVSIEDVKERQERLAKMRDLLFRHEMKAKRVKKIKSKTYHRLLKKDKSKAAEASIRMDPEAAKEHAMKIEFKRAEERMTLKHKNSSKWAKRILKRGLDAQDDATKAAFSEQLSQHAALTRKINSIKESSSSDDSSDGDDSDDMSAGSDQEAAEKLIKKAKEKTLKVLEGDDEVPTSGVLALPFMVRGLKKRKDAADEEAKLALEEYESSLKQLGDTSKSRSSDKEAKGASSGRRVFGAPEKVVNGTTKKEKVNNYYGDSDSESDAEANADDNTLNDQTGKSLKEMDIDPSLLREEFGFSHDSVFKSFGDAEDPEPKTAYEVAYLSSDTWKKVRKSSDALKGSEADLNVRKPGIVAQTEKDPESEDDDEDSGSDSEEEMVDGILSSGPKSTYELPSQAELIQRAFAGDDVEEDFIKQKEAVLDEENPEPEKPVLLPGWGQWTGVQKKRGLPSWMLKEHEAAKQKRDESLKKRKDAHLNNVIISEKLGKKAEKLHTKTLPYPYTSKEVFEQSIRMPIGPEFNPVTAIGALNRPEVVKKAGVIIKPIEYEDVSVHERGEGHKRSAPKQGKVNGKKRSKK encoded by the exons ATGGCGGAGAAGGGGAAGGGGAAATCCAGGGGCGAAATTGCACAACGTCGGAGGAGAGACGGAGGAGAGGTTAGGGGCAAAAAGAGGAAGAATCTGAGCTCGAGTGGTAAGCGTAAGGAGGAGAAGAAGCGGCGGAGCGGACCTAGCCTGCCGAATGCTTTGAAAAGGGAGCTCGAGCGGCTCAATCCGACGGTCGATGGAGAGGCGTCGGATGGTGAGGATGAGGAGATTGATTCCGATGCTGCGGTTGGCAATGACGTTTATGAGTATGAAGAAGGGGTTGCGGAGGAGGAGACGATGAAGAATAAGCGGTATGATCCTGTTGAGAATTACGAGTTTGAGCTTCCTGAAGACTTTGAG GATTGGAAGGTTCCATCTGAtgaggatgatgatgataatgatGATGAGAATGAAGATCCAGGAAGACATGGTCGAATGTTGGAGGAGATTACTGGACTTCCTGCTGACGCTTTTGGAG gtaaaaagaaaaaggatttGATCATATCGGAGGCATATCCAGAGTCTGAGTATAATCCCACTGGTGATATTCTTGATGGGAGTGGCCGGATTAGCATTCAAGACCTTCTAGAACCGCTTCATGGCAAGTCTGGCTTCAGCAAGCTCAGGAAAGACTTGCATCGGATGGGGAAGCAGACTGTTCCGACTCTGGCACCAGTGGCCAGGACTGATCAAGAGAGGATTGAGCGGAAGGCTGCCTATGAACAATCTAAGAAGGACATTACCAAGTGGGAACCCTTGGTCAAGAGGAATAGAGAGGCACCTACGTTGTTTTTTGATGAAGATAAGGAGTTGGGATATTCAACCATAGGAGCAATTGCTTCTGAATTTAAACCAAGAACGgattttgagaagaaaatggCTTCCTTGGTCAACCAAAGTGAAGTTGTTGAAGCTCACAAAAGGGATGGTGCCAGGCTTCTAGAACTAAACGAG GTATCTATTGAAGATGTAAAGGAAAGGCAGGAACGGCTTGCAAAAATGCGCGATCTTCTTTTTCGTCATGAAATGAAGGCAAAACGAGTTAAAAAGATAAAGTCCAAAACATATCACCGGCTGTTGAAGAAAGATAAGTCAAAGGCAGCAGAAGCTTCAATCCGAATGGACCCAGAAGCTGCCAAGGAACATGCAATGAAGATAGAGTTCAAAAGGGCTGAG GAACGTATGACCTTGAAGCATAAAAACAGCTCTAAATGGGCTAAGCGAATCTTAAAACGTGGTTTAGATGCCCAAGATGATGCTACTAAAGCAGCCTTTAGTGAGCAACTTAGTCAACATGCCGCTTTgactagaaaaataaattctatcAAAGAAAGCAGCAGTAGTGATGATAGCAGCGACGGTGATGACAGTGATGACATGTCAGCTGGTTCCGACCAGGAAGCTGCAGAAAAGTTGATCAAGAAGGCTAAGGAGAAGACACTTAAAGTCCTAGAAGGGGATGATGAAGTGCCTACATCGGGAGTGCTTGCTTTACCTTTCATG GTGCGAGGgctgaaaaagagaaaagatgcTGCTGATGAGGAAGCAAAACTTGCTCTTGAAGAGTATGAGTCATCTTTGAAGCAGTTGGGTGATACAAGTAAGTCGAGAAGCTCAGACAAGGAGGCCAAGGGTGCCTCAAGTGGTAGGAGGGTGTTTGGTGCTCCTGAAAAAGTGGTTAACGGAACaacaaagaaggaaaaagtGAATAACTACTATGGTGATAGTGACAGTGAAAGTGATGCTGAGGCCAACGCAGACGATAATACTCTCAATGATCAAACTGGAAAATCTCTAAAAGAGATGGATATTGACCCTAGTTTACTTCGGGAAGAATTCGGTTTTAGTCACGATTCAGTATTCAAG AGCTTTGGAGATGCCGAAGATCCTGAACCTAAGACAGCTTATGAAGTTGCTTATCTATCTTCTGATACCTGGAAAAAG GTAAGAAAATCATCGGACGCTCTGAAAGGTTCTGAAGCTGACCTAAACGTTCGCAAGCCTGGAATTGTAGCACAAACAGAAAAGGATCCGGAATCCGag gatgatgatgaagattcTGGTAGTGATAGTGAAGAGGAAATGGTCGATGGAATATTATCTTCAGGCCCTAAGTCCACTTATGAACTTCCATCTCAAGCGGAACTGATACAACGGGCTTTCGCTGGTGATGATGTGGAAGaagattttataaaacaaaaagaggCCGTGTTGGATGAGGAAAATCCAGAGCCAGAAAAACCAGTTTTGCTTCCCGGCTGGGGTCAGTGGACTGGCGTCCAAAAGAAGAGGGGTTTACCTTCATGGATGTTGAAAGAGCACGAGGCTGCAAAGCAGAAAAGGGACGAATCTCTGAAGAAGAGAAAGGATGCACATCTTAATAATGTCATCATCTCAGAGAAGCTTGGTAAAAAG GCTGAGAAACTCCATACGAAGACACTGCCTTATCCTTACACATCAAAAGAGGTATTTGAACAAAGTATCCGGATGCCAATTGGTCCTGAATTCAACCCAGTGACTGCCATCGGAGCACTCAACCGTCCAGAG GTGGTTAAGAAAGCCGGAGTTATAATCAAACCAATTGAATATGAGGATGTGAGTGTCCACGAGAGAGGCGAAGGCCACAAGCGTAGCGCTCCGAAACAAGGGAAAGTTAACGGTAAAAAACGTTCAAAGAAATAG